From the genome of Candidatus Dormiibacterota bacterium:
GACCAGCTGGCGGCTGCGGCGGTACCTCTGGATGCCGCGCCTCGGGCTGCGTGGCATCCAGAGGATCACCCTGCTCGACGACGCCATGATCCTGTCCGGCTGCGGCGTCGGCGGTGGGTCGCTGGTCTACGCCAACACCCTCTACGAGCCGCTCGCCCCCTTCTACCG
Proteins encoded in this window:
- a CDS encoding NAD(P)-binding protein encodes the protein MSHDHDVLVVGSGFGGSVSALRLSEKGYRVGVLEAGRRFGPDDLPRTSWRLRRYLWMPRLGLRGIQRITLLDDAMILSGCGVGGGSLVYANTLYEPLAPFYR